In Massilia violaceinigra, one DNA window encodes the following:
- a CDS encoding M28 family peptidase: MNRLAAIPAGAAGLAAALLMAAALAWLALRPAPLPAAPPDAGPAAFSATRALVHASFLAQTPRPIASDANVRARDYLLEKLRALGLDPQVQTATVSSSRRDDAGHARLTVAVVHNIVLRIRGSAPVRGHPLMLASHYDSVPDAPDAAGAVAALLESLRALRQGAPLVNDLIVLIADGEHAGSLGARAFVEQHPWARKIGLVLRFEGVQGHGPLTLLDTHGGNGRTVAAWARLDAAPAGSSHASAGEADQSPLRTLGLAGMRFAATAGSAAMQHSGDSIVSLARTFGAHRLETITAPDRVYFTVPLAGALHYPERIVWHITRVACALCLLVCWATLRYGAKRTGPLALSAAMAGLLVALIVLSAAKPGAAHLLAWPLIGVLLAAGALHLPLTAALSRHARAAILATGTMPAIALLVPLAAAVCTRPSPTTAPPDSITYLADATTWKSYWLDGAGSRATTAAPRTGIAFPQIEMLKNEDTPARRRVAFALTSKNAAPTIELRVKGARVLAARLGGRVLATQRRGDWTLTLHGMGQRRLPIKLELEGGATARIHIQESIPGLPAEAIAHERTHAPRRGRTLSTDMLVLR, from the coding sequence ATGAACAGACTCGCCGCCATTCCAGCCGGCGCCGCAGGACTGGCCGCAGCGCTGCTGATGGCGGCGGCGCTGGCCTGGCTCGCGCTGCGGCCCGCCCCGCTGCCGGCGGCACCGCCCGATGCCGGTCCGGCGGCGTTTTCGGCCACCCGCGCACTGGTACATGCCAGTTTTTTGGCACAGACGCCGCGCCCTATCGCCAGCGACGCCAATGTGCGCGCACGCGACTATCTGCTGGAAAAGCTGCGCGCGCTCGGCCTCGACCCGCAGGTACAGACGGCGACGGTCAGCAGCAGCCGACGCGATGACGCCGGCCATGCCCGTCTCACGGTCGCGGTGGTGCACAACATCGTGCTGCGCATCCGTGGCAGTGCACCGGTGCGCGGGCATCCGCTGATGCTGGCCTCGCACTATGACAGCGTGCCCGATGCGCCCGACGCCGCCGGCGCGGTGGCCGCCCTGCTCGAATCGCTACGCGCCCTGCGCCAGGGTGCGCCCCTGGTCAATGACCTGATCGTGCTCATTGCCGATGGCGAGCACGCTGGCTCGCTGGGCGCGCGCGCCTTTGTCGAGCAGCATCCGTGGGCCCGCAAAATCGGGCTGGTGCTGCGTTTCGAGGGAGTACAAGGACACGGTCCATTGACGCTGCTCGATACCCACGGCGGCAACGGCCGCACCGTGGCGGCATGGGCGCGCCTGGACGCGGCGCCGGCCGGCTCCTCGCACGCCTCGGCCGGGGAGGCCGACCAGTCACCACTGCGCACGCTCGGCCTGGCCGGCATGCGCTTCGCCGCTACGGCAGGCAGCGCCGCCATGCAGCACAGCGGCGACTCCATCGTGTCGCTGGCGCGCACATTCGGCGCACATCGTCTCGAAACCATCACCGCGCCGGACCGCGTGTACTTCACCGTGCCGCTGGCCGGCGCGCTGCACTACCCGGAACGCATCGTCTGGCACATCACGCGCGTCGCCTGCGCGCTATGCCTTCTGGTGTGCTGGGCCACGCTGCGGTACGGCGCGAAACGCACCGGTCCACTGGCGCTGAGCGCCGCCATGGCGGGCCTGCTGGTAGCGCTGATCGTCCTGAGCGCGGCAAAGCCCGGCGCCGCCCACCTGCTGGCATGGCCGCTGATCGGGGTGCTGCTGGCTGCCGGTGCGCTGCACCTGCCGCTGACGGCCGCCCTGTCGCGCCATGCGCGGGCCGCCATCCTGGCCACCGGCACGATGCCAGCCATCGCGCTCCTGGTCCCGCTGGCGGCAGCCGTATGCACCCGCCCAAGTCCGACGACAGCGCCACCGGACAGCATCACCTACCTGGCCGACGCCACCACCTGGAAATCGTACTGGCTCGATGGCGCCGGCTCGCGCGCAACCACGGCGGCGCCGCGCACCGGCATCGCCTTTCCGCAGATCGAGATGCTTAAAAACGAGGACACGCCGGCCAGGCGCCGGGTGGCGTTTGCGCTAACCTCGAAAAACGCGGCGCCGACCATCGAACTGCGGGTAAAAGGCGCGCGCGTGCTGGCGGCGCGGCTTGGCGGGCGCGTGCTGGCGACGCAACGCCGCGGCGACTGGACGCTGACCCTGCACGGCATGGGCCAGCGGCGCCTGCCGATCAAGCTGGAGCTGGAGGGCGGCGCCACCGCGCGCATCCATATCCAGGAATCGATCCCGGGCCTGCCGGCCGAGGCGATTGCCCACGAGCGCACCCACGCGCCACGCCGCGGCCGCACCCTTTCCACCGACATGCTGGTACTGCGCTAG
- a CDS encoding response regulator, whose product MKVQTEQKSIRVLLADDHPIVMTGFAMSLAGVGMDVVGQAKTPDEAEEMYAALDPDVLVLDIRFGTELTGLDAAKSILEKFPAARIVFLSQFDQDSLIKETYRLGARAFVTKDCDPADLATAVRHAHEGKLYFLPQIAERLANLSVRGDASPQSQLDQRGLEIFKLMAEGLTNAEIAEKLNLSTKTISNISQSVKEKLGVHRQAYITKLAVKYGLIEP is encoded by the coding sequence ATGAAAGTGCAGACTGAGCAAAAATCGATTCGGGTCTTGCTGGCGGACGACCATCCCATTGTGATGACCGGTTTCGCCATGTCGCTGGCCGGTGTCGGCATGGATGTGGTGGGACAGGCCAAGACGCCCGATGAAGCCGAAGAGATGTACGCCGCCCTCGATCCGGACGTGCTGGTGCTCGATATCCGCTTCGGCACCGAGCTGACGGGGCTGGACGCGGCCAAGAGCATCCTGGAGAAGTTTCCGGCTGCGCGCATCGTGTTCCTGAGCCAGTTCGACCAGGATAGCCTGATCAAGGAAACCTACCGCCTGGGGGCGCGCGCCTTCGTCACCAAGGATTGCGACCCGGCCGACCTGGCCACCGCGGTGCGCCATGCGCATGAGGGCAAGCTGTATTTCCTGCCGCAGATCGCCGAGCGCCTGGCCAATCTGTCGGTGCGCGGCGATGCGTCGCCGCAGTCGCAGCTCGACCAGCGCGGGCTGGAGATCTTCAAGCTGATGGCCGAAGGGCTGACCAATGCCGAAATCGCCGAAAAGCTCAATCTGTCGACCAAGACGATCAGCAATATCAGCCAGTCGGTCAAGGAAAAGCTGGGCGTGCACCGGCAGGCATATATCACCAAGCTGGCCGTCAAGTACGGCTTGATCGAGCCGTAG
- a CDS encoding energy transducer TonB has protein sequence MHFSQQHIGSGNKFTKIAIVTALHVLVGAALIHNMNRVPALSVTEAGPIEVTPVIEKPLDPPPEPEPFKTEQVVPPMLIPKPFVDIPPPPPNVAISGTVIDKVPPPAPIETGPKVEQVIPPAGVQPAKQTRSAVLADASACVKPDYPARAARNGDTGTVSLALLVGVDGKVTDARIDKSSGSRDLDKAAVAALSMCRFKPATTNGVAEPAWAQIAYVWTLD, from the coding sequence ATGCATTTCTCTCAACAGCACATTGGCAGCGGCAACAAATTCACCAAAATAGCCATCGTTACCGCGCTGCACGTCCTCGTTGGCGCGGCGCTCATCCACAATATGAACCGGGTTCCGGCGCTCAGCGTCACCGAAGCGGGGCCGATCGAGGTAACGCCGGTGATCGAAAAACCGCTTGATCCGCCGCCGGAACCGGAGCCGTTCAAGACGGAACAGGTCGTGCCGCCGATGCTGATTCCCAAGCCATTTGTCGATATCCCGCCTCCGCCGCCGAACGTGGCCATCTCCGGCACCGTCATCGACAAGGTGCCGCCGCCAGCACCGATCGAAACGGGACCCAAGGTCGAACAGGTCATTCCGCCAGCCGGGGTGCAGCCGGCCAAACAGACCCGATCCGCCGTACTGGCCGACGCTTCCGCTTGCGTCAAGCCGGATTACCCGGCGCGCGCCGCCCGCAATGGCGACACCGGTACCGTCAGTCTCGCGCTGCTGGTCGGCGTGGACGGCAAGGTGACCGATGCCCGCATCGATAAATCGAGCGGATCGCGTGACCTCGACAAGGCCGCCGTCGCCGCCCTGAGCATGTGCAGGTTCAAGCCGGCCACGACGAACGGCGTCGCCGAGCCGGCATGGGCGCAGATCGCCTACGTCTGGACGCTCGACTGA
- a CDS encoding tellurite resistance TerB family protein gives MSFDNFLTRLKTKAGEMKTEALKFKNKNFMDAAMAGSALIAMADGNITSDEKQKMVKFIETHDALSVFTTSDVIKAFQDHVSQLEFDKDIGESKAYQALGKMKSNGEAARLLVRMVIAIASADGKFDDGEKAVAVKICKELGINPSEFELA, from the coding sequence ATGAGTTTCGACAATTTTCTGACTCGCCTGAAAACCAAAGCCGGTGAAATGAAAACGGAAGCCCTGAAATTCAAGAACAAGAATTTCATGGATGCGGCGATGGCCGGTTCGGCGCTGATCGCCATGGCGGACGGTAACATCACGTCGGACGAGAAGCAAAAAATGGTCAAGTTCATCGAGACCCACGACGCGCTGTCGGTCTTCACGACCAGCGACGTGATCAAGGCGTTCCAGGACCATGTGAGCCAACTCGAATTCGACAAGGATATCGGCGAATCGAAAGCCTACCAGGCACTGGGCAAGATGAAATCGAACGGCGAAGCGGCGCGCCTGCTGGTGCGCATGGTGATCGCCATCGCATCGGCGGACGGCAAATTCGACGACGGCGAAAAAGCGGTGGCGGTCAAGATCTGCAAGGAACTCGGCATCAACCCGTCCGAGTTCGAGCTGGCATAA
- a CDS encoding M28 family peptidase, whose translation MQKMLSSLVSTALATSLAAAFPAYAAGAASVPTVKEAPLRAHLSFLSSDVLEGRGTGQRGGDLTVAYLEAQALAVGLKPGNGDSFRQSVKIAGVKATPDSSSVALEAGGKAQSLAFGKDWVWAPGDAKASHAMNADLVFVGYGITAPEEGWDDYKGMDVKGKVVVMMVNDPAPTAAEPNRFNGKGLTYYGRWTYKFEEAARQGAAGVLLIHTDASASYGWSVVQNSWLSERFQLAQGKLGANMEGWMTEASARTLFAAAGEDLDALRTAAENKNFKPVALKAKIKGEMKAAVRMVEQFNVAGVVPGTDPKLKDEVVIYSAHWDHLGKQGEGADTIYNGAVDNASGTAGLLAMAQEAVRSPAKRSQMFLWVAAEEQGLLGSAAYASNPLWPVNKTAANLNLDSLNFVGAAKDIGTKGSERTELGAMAEATAKAMGLVVRTPEPDLAGGYFRSDHFSFAKAGIPAFSIEGGKDYVKDIEGAKAKQASYRARYHQVGDEYDPTWDLSGMVQQAQFTLNLGRRVADAPKMPAWKAGDAFGKVRASAK comes from the coding sequence ATGCAAAAGATGCTTTCCTCCCTCGTGAGCACGGCCCTGGCTACCAGCCTGGCCGCAGCTTTCCCCGCGTACGCCGCCGGCGCCGCCTCCGTCCCCACCGTCAAGGAAGCGCCGCTGCGCGCCCACCTGTCGTTCCTGTCGAGCGATGTACTCGAAGGACGCGGCACCGGCCAGCGCGGCGGCGACCTGACCGTGGCCTACCTTGAAGCACAGGCGCTGGCCGTCGGACTCAAGCCGGGCAACGGCGACAGCTTCCGCCAGTCGGTCAAGATCGCGGGCGTGAAAGCCACGCCGGACAGCAGCAGCGTGGCGCTGGAAGCGGGCGGCAAGGCGCAATCGCTCGCCTTCGGCAAGGACTGGGTCTGGGCGCCGGGCGACGCCAAGGCCTCGCACGCGATGAACGCCGACCTGGTGTTCGTCGGCTACGGCATCACCGCGCCGGAAGAAGGCTGGGACGACTACAAGGGAATGGACGTCAAGGGCAAGGTCGTCGTCATGATGGTCAACGACCCGGCGCCGACGGCAGCCGAGCCGAATCGCTTCAACGGCAAGGGCCTGACCTACTACGGCCGCTGGACCTACAAATTTGAAGAAGCCGCGCGCCAGGGCGCTGCCGGCGTGCTGCTGATTCACACCGACGCTTCGGCTTCGTATGGCTGGAGCGTGGTGCAAAACAGCTGGCTGAGCGAACGCTTTCAGCTGGCGCAGGGCAAACTGGGCGCCAACATGGAAGGCTGGATGACCGAAGCCTCCGCGCGCACCCTGTTCGCCGCCGCCGGCGAAGATCTGGACGCGCTGCGTACTGCCGCCGAGAACAAGAACTTCAAGCCGGTGGCCCTGAAAGCCAAAATCAAAGGCGAGATGAAGGCGGCCGTGCGCATGGTCGAACAGTTCAACGTGGCCGGCGTGGTGCCGGGCACCGATCCGAAACTCAAGGACGAAGTGGTGATCTACAGCGCCCACTGGGATCACCTGGGCAAGCAAGGCGAAGGCGCCGACACCATCTACAACGGCGCGGTCGATAATGCATCCGGCACCGCCGGCTTGCTGGCCATGGCGCAGGAAGCGGTACGCTCGCCGGCCAAACGCAGCCAGATGTTCCTGTGGGTGGCAGCCGAAGAACAGGGCCTGCTGGGCAGCGCGGCCTACGCCAGCAACCCGCTGTGGCCAGTCAATAAAACCGCGGCCAACCTGAATCTGGACAGCCTCAATTTCGTCGGCGCGGCCAAGGATATCGGCACCAAGGGCAGCGAGCGCACGGAACTGGGCGCGATGGCCGAAGCGACCGCCAAGGCCATGGGCCTGGTGGTGCGTACGCCCGAGCCGGACCTGGCGGGCGGCTACTTCCGCAGCGACCATTTCAGCTTCGCGAAAGCCGGCATTCCAGCCTTCTCGATCGAAGGCGGCAAGGACTATGTGAAGGATATCGAAGGCGCCAAGGCCAAGCAGGCCTCGTACCGCGCGCGCTACCACCAGGTAGGCGATGAATACGATCCGACATGGGATCTGTCGGGCATGGTGCAGCAGGCGCAGTTCACGTTGAACCTGGGTCGCCGCGTGGCGGACGCACCGAAGATGCCGGCCTGGAAAGCCGGCGACGCCTTCGGCAAGGTTCGCGCCTCAGCCAAGTAA